A window of Melitaea cinxia chromosome 26, ilMelCinx1.1, whole genome shotgun sequence contains these coding sequences:
- the LOC123666578 gene encoding uncharacterized protein LOC123666578, with protein sequence MREFKYDVVQLIHAVRDRPCLWDRTLEVYKDRAERRAAWEDVFGLLDKGYEEMTAEEKRVTGELILNKWTNIRDTFVKTLKTKMGRPRRKYLLYEHLKFLIKVTSTDEDFTVDFNTEDSSSYMKIERESPKDSTSHRKRSRKSDYYEEEAKKSKDSDKTEVDYVEVDECNDPRIMNEDEAFFASLLPSVVKYSEDERLEFRIEVLAVMKRIKEKSKWSSDV encoded by the exons atgaggGAGTTTAAATACGATGTTGTGCAACTTATACACGCTGTGAGAGATCGGCCTTGCCTTTGGGATAGAACTTTAGAAGTGTATAAAGATCGTGCAGAAAGACGAGCGGCTTGGGAGGATGTGTTCGGACTTCTTGATAAAGGATACGAGGAAATGACGGCTGAAGAAAAACGCGTGACGG GTGAATTAATACTTAACAAATGGACAAACATCAGAGATACCTTTGTAAAGACGCTCAAAACAAAAATGGGCAGACCAAGACGGAAGTATCTTCTCTATGAACATCTCAAATTCCTCATAAAAGTGACATCAACAGATGAAGACTTTACCGTAGATTTTAACACAGAAGACAGTTCATCCTAtatgaaaatagaaagagagagccCTAAAGATAGCACTAGTCATAGAAAAAGGTCGCGAAAATCTGATTATTATGAAGAAGAAGCTAAAAAGAGTAAGGACTCTGATAAAACAGAAGTGGATTATGTTGAAGTTGATGAGTGCAATGACCCGAGAATCATGAATGAGGATGAAGCCTTCTTTGCGTCTCTCCTGCCATCAGTGGTTAAATACTCTGAAGATGAAAGATTAGAGTTTAGAATAGAGGTTTTGGCGGTTATGAAgagaataaaagaaaaaagtaaatggTCTAGTGATGTGTAG
- the LOC123666452 gene encoding protein THEM6-like, translating into MWTICVPGWGAMMVAGTLLLYGTLDVAYFARMMYTVAKARYFRKKICILDTTKVESWCLLTDIDTLLYHMNNARYLRELDFARADFYERSGLYANIKAAGGSVLQAATTIRYRRYLKPFTKFTITSKAIFWDEKTFFMEHEFIGPGGFVHAVALCRQRIIDTSVAAIAELLLQLHCSGSCKSPPEKMPSEVELWVQSNELSSAKLRPTAPALPSLEPHPLSCGEIIPKVE; encoded by the exons ATGTGGACTATTTGCGTACCCGGATGGGGAGCTATGATGGTAGCGGGCACGTTGCTGCTGTATGGAACCTTGGACGTGGCTTATTTTGCGCGTATGATGTATACGGTTGCAAAGGCTAGGTACTTTAGAAAGAAGATATGCATTTTGGACACAACAAAAGTAGaat CCTGGTGCCTTTTGACAGATATCGATACCTTATTGTACCATATGAACAATGCTCGCTATCTTCGTGAGTTGGACTTTGCTCGTGCTGACTTCTACGAGCGTAGTGGTTTATATGCGAATATAAAGGCAGCTGGAGGCTCTGTGCTTCAAGCAGCTACAACCATCAGATACAGGCGATACTTGAAGCCTTTCACCAAGTTTACCATCACTTCTAAG GCCATTTTCTGGGATGAGAAGACGTTTTTTATGGAACATGAGTTCATTGGTCCCGGTGGTTTCGTCCACGCGGTAGCGCTGTGTCGTCAGCGGATAATTGATACGTCAGTAGCGGCGATTGCTGAACTATTGCTGCAATTACATTGCTCGGGGAGTTGTAAGTCGCCTCCAGAGAAGATGCCTTCCGAG GTGGAACTCTGGGTCCAAAGCAACGAGTTAAGCTCTGCTAAGCTACGTCCAACCGCCCCTGCACTTCCCTCCCTCGAGCCGCACCCCCTCAGCTGCGGGGAGATCATCCCCAAAGTGGAATGA
- the LOC123666368 gene encoding nuclear factor interleukin-3-regulated protein produces MVAEFILSQQQLLSAGGGAALGPSPTPSRVPPPSRSRLSVSPHFPLDQPLPSNGSPGDPNDYNNSFDYAKRKEFFGQRKQREFIPDNKKDDGYWDRRRRNNEAAKRSREKRRFNDMVLEQRVVELSKENHVLKAQLDAIKEKYGICGETLISIDQVLATLPTCDQVLCVTKRSKLTSSALFPPAPPPPPPVPPASPPSPPPQRAPEPYQERLPAPEAYYPHPAHYEPPGSVLNLSRSRRAPSPYELSSLSGSGDETAEQYAPENNCLPLKLRHKSHLGDKDVASALLSLQHIKQEPGPRSSPSWDGEGSSDERDSGISLGAEYRPPRSDERLAEEEDAHLKAELARLATEVATLKNMMHQNKARTLEH; encoded by the coding sequence ATGGTCGCCGAGTTTATCTTAAGCCAGCAGCAGTTGCTGAGCGCGGGAGGGGGCGCAGCTCTGGGCCCGTCGCCGACACCATCTCGCGTGCCACCGCCGTCACGCTCCAGACTTTCTGTGTCACCCCATTTTCCACTAGACCAACCACTACCATCCAACGGTAGTCCTGGTGACCCCAATGACTATAACAATAGCTTTGATTATGCTAAGAGGAAGGAATTCTTCGGACAACGAAAGCAGAGGGAATTTATTCCCGACAATAAAAAAGATGATGGATACTGGGATCGTAGACGGCGCAATAACGAAGCCGCTAAGCGTTCCCGTGAAAAACGCCGCTTCAATGACATGGTACTTGAACAACGCGTCGTTGAACTGTCAAAAGAAAACCATGTATTAAAAGCTCAGTTAGATGCTATCAAGGAAAAATACGGTATTTGTGGGGAAACACTCATAAGTATCGATCAGGTCTTAGCGACGTTGCCAACTTGTGATCAAGTTCTTTGTGTAACTAAGAGAAGTAAACTCACAAGCAGTGCACTGTTCCCACCGGCACCACCACCGCCACCTCCAGTTCCTCCAGCGTCTCCACCATCGCCCCCACCTCAACGTGCTCCGGAACCTTACCAAGAAAGGCTCCCTGCACCTGAAGCTTATTACCCACATCCAGCACACTATGAACCACCCGGTTCAGTACTCAATCTCTCCAGATCTCGCCGCGCTCCTTCGCCATACGAGCTATCATCTCTCTCCGGTTCCGGCGATGAAACAGCAGAACAATATGCTCCTGAGAATAATTGTCTCCCCTTAAAACTGCGCCACAAATCACATCTTGGTGACAAGGACGTCGCCAGCGCGCTCCTTTCTCTTCAACACATCAAGCAGGAGCCCGGTCCTCGTTCCTCACCTTCCTGGGATGGAGAAGGTTCCAGCGACGAGAGGGATTCAGGGATCTCATTGGGCGCAGAGTACAGGCCTCCAAGGTCTGACGAGAGACTCGCCGAAGAAGAAGACGCCCACTTAAAGGCAGAACTCGCGCGGCTCGCTACTGAGGTAGCGACCCTCAAGAACATGATGCATCAAAACAAGGCACGCACGCTCGAGCACTGA